From Marinilabiliales bacterium, a single genomic window includes:
- the obgE gene encoding GTPase ObgE — MADTNFVDYVKIFCRSGKGGAGSVHFHRDKFTSKGGPDGGDGGRGGHVILRGNSHLWTLIHLKYRRHVFAENGEPGSSAQKTGASGNDKVVEVPLGTVAKDAETGRVIFEITGHGEERIMAEGGRGGLGNVNFKSATMQTPRFAQPGEDAVEGWFILELKILADVGLVGFPNAGKSTLLSVVSAAKPKIANYPFTTLVPNLGIVPYRDSRSFAMADIPGIIEGAHEGRGLGLRFLRHIERNAMLLFMVPADSPGIKNEYDVLISELRKYNPELLDKERLLAVTKSDMLDEELKNELSAELERDLPGVPKMFISAVTGDGIDKLKDRLWKILNR, encoded by the coding sequence ATGGCCGATACCAATTTTGTCGATTACGTAAAGATATTCTGCCGCTCGGGTAAAGGCGGTGCAGGATCGGTGCATTTTCACAGGGACAAGTTCACCTCAAAAGGCGGGCCCGACGGGGGCGATGGCGGTCGCGGGGGGCATGTTATCCTGCGCGGCAATTCCCATCTGTGGACACTTATTCATCTGAAATACAGGCGTCATGTATTTGCAGAGAACGGCGAGCCCGGCTCTTCGGCCCAGAAGACCGGGGCAAGCGGCAATGACAAAGTGGTTGAGGTCCCCCTGGGAACTGTTGCCAAAGATGCAGAGACAGGCAGGGTGATCTTTGAAATTACCGGGCACGGCGAAGAGAGGATCATGGCAGAAGGGGGAAGGGGCGGACTGGGAAATGTCAACTTTAAAAGCGCCACGATGCAGACCCCCCGTTTTGCCCAGCCCGGCGAGGACGCCGTCGAGGGCTGGTTCATCCTCGAGCTGAAGATACTGGCCGATGTGGGACTGGTGGGATTTCCCAACGCGGGCAAGTCGACACTCCTCTCGGTGGTGTCGGCCGCGAAGCCAAAGATCGCCAACTACCCTTTCACCACGCTGGTGCCCAACCTGGGCATTGTACCATACAGGGACAGCAGGTCATTTGCCATGGCCGACATACCGGGCATCATTGAGGGGGCGCATGAGGGACGGGGACTCGGACTGCGGTTTTTGAGACATATAGAGCGTAATGCCATGCTCCTTTTCATGGTGCCGGCCGACAGTCCCGGCATCAAAAATGAATACGATGTGCTTATCAGCGAGTTGCGCAAGTACAATCCCGAACTTCTCGACAAGGAGAGGCTGCTTGCCGTTACCAAGTCAGATATGCTGGATGAGGAGCTGAAGAACGAGTTGTCGGCCGAACTTGAGAGGGATTTACCCGGAGTACCGAAAATGTTTATCTCTGCGGTAACGGGCGACGGAATAGATAAGCTGAAAGACAGGCTGTGGAAAATATTGAACCGTTAA